The genomic region TTTTCAAGATTGAACAATGGGTTCTCGGTTGCAGGTTCTTCTTTGAAAACGTCAAAGGCGGCGCCTGCCACATGGCCTGATTTAATCAATTCAGCCAAAGCAGCCTCATCCACCAAACCACCGCGGGCGCAGTTGATGATGCGCACCCCTTTCTTGGTTTTGGCCAAATTTTCAGCCGATAGGATATTTGCCGTCTTTTCGGTGAAGGGCACATGCAGCGTGATGAAATCAGCGCGCGCCAACAGCTCGTCCAGTTCTACCTTGGTGACACCGATTTGCGTGGCGCGTTCTTCAGAGAGGAACGGGTCATAAGCCACAACCTTCATCTTGAGGCCAAGCGCACGTGAGCAGACGATCGCCCCAATATTGCCCGCGCCAATAACGCCCAAGGTTTTGCCTGTCAGCTCAACCCCCATAAAGCGGGATTTCTCCCATTTGCCCGCATGGGTCGAGGCGTTGGCCTCGGGGATTTGGCGCGCAACGGCAAACATCATCGCAACCGCATGCTCTGCGGTGGTGATGGAGTTGCCGAACGGCGTATTCATCACGATGATGCCTTTTTTCGAGGCTTCGGGGATATCCACATTATCTACGCCGATCCCTGCGCGGCCAATGACCTTTAGGTTATCGGCAGCCGCGATGATCTTTTCCGTAACTTTGGTCGCAGAACGAATTGCCAAACCATCATATTGGCCGATGACCTCAAGCAGCTTGTCTTTGTCTTTGCCAATGCTTGGGTCAAAGGTCACATCAATGCCGCGATCTTTGAAAATCTGAACGGCTGCATCCGAGAGTTTATCGGAAATCAATACTTTAGGAGCCATGATAGGGCCTCATATGTTCGAAATGGGAAAGGGTCTGGCCGCAGGGATCACACCCGCATTGCGGCCAGAAAAAGGGGTTTAAGCCGCAGCAGAAAGCGCCGCGATTTCGGTTTCAAACGCCCAATCAAGCCATGGCAGCATGGCTTCGATATCGGCGGTTTCCACCGTGGCACCGCACCAAATACGCAGACCCGCAGGTGCGTCTCGGTAGG from Rhodobacterales bacterium HKCCA1288 harbors:
- a CDS encoding phosphoglycerate dehydrogenase — its product is MAPKVLISDKLSDAAVQIFKDRGIDVTFDPSIGKDKDKLLEVIGQYDGLAIRSATKVTEKIIAAADNLKVIGRAGIGVDNVDIPEASKKGIIVMNTPFGNSITTAEHAVAMMFAVARQIPEANASTHAGKWEKSRFMGVELTGKTLGVIGAGNIGAIVCSRALGLKMKVVAYDPFLSEERATQIGVTKVELDELLARADFITLHVPFTEKTANILSAENLAKTKKGVRIINCARGGLVDEAALAELIKSGHVAGAAFDVFKEEPATENPLFNLENVVVTPHLGAATTEAQENVALQVAEQMADYLLTGAVTNALNMPSVTAEEARVMGPWLKLAEHLGSFVGQLTEDAIETIEITYNGVVKDMNLKALNCGAIAGVMKATNPDVNMVSAPIIAKERGIELSTVTQDKSGVFDGYIRLNVKSASKERSIAGTVFSDGKPRFIQIKGINIDAEIGEHMLYTTNEDVPGIIGTLGRTMAEMNVNIANFTLGRASKGHQAIAMLYLDEQPPVAAVDALKATGLFQQVRPLRFSAH